GACGAGGTGCTCGACCTCGGTGCGTCCGAGCAGCGGATGCGGCCCCGCGACGTGGCCCGCAACCAACCGGCGGCTCGGCGACGCCGGCTCCGCGGCTCTCTCGGTGTCGACGGCTTCGTCAGCCGGACGCTTGCACGGCGGCGGATCGTCGAGACGCGGTGGTCGGTTGCGGCGCGGGCGACGGCTCATGTCTCACCCAGCTGGCGCGATCGCTCCGTGGCCACCCGTACCGCGTCGAGGAACGCGGCGCGCACACCCCGCTGCTCGAGTGCATGCAGCCCGGCCGCAGTGGTCCCGCCCGGCGACGTGACCGCGGCGCGCAGGGTCTCGGGCAGCTCGTCACCGTCCGCGAGCAGCTGCGCGGCGCCGAGCAGCGTCTCGCGCACGAGCGCGTCGGCGGTCGGTCGTGGGAGACCCGCCAGCACCCCGGCCTCGATGAGGGCTTCGGCGACCAGGAACACGTACGCAGGACCCGATCCGGAGAGACCGGTCACCGCGTCGAGCTGCTGCTCGGGCACCTGCACGACGATGCCGACCGACCCCAGCACACGCTCCGCAGACTCGAGGTGCGCCGACGTCGCATGACGACCACCCGCGATCGCAGTAGCTGCGCGGCGCACCAAAGCCGGGGTGTTGGGCATCGCCCGGACGACCGGGCGACCGGGCACGGCCGCTTCGACCGTCGCGATCTTCACGCCCGCGGCAATCGAGATGACGAGCGTGTCCTGGGCGAGGCTCGTTGCGGCCTGCTCGAGGACCCCCGCCACGTCCTGGGGCTTCACCGCGACAACCACGACCTCGGCGTCGGCCACGGCCCAGGCCGCGCTGGGCACGACCCGCACGCCCTTGAACCGCTCCTCGAGGTCCCGTCGGCGGTCGGCGTCCACCTCGGCGATCGCGATGCCGTCGGGCTCGTATCCGGCGTCCAGCAGCCCGCCGAGCAGGGCTTCACCCATTCGGCCACCACCGAGGAGCG
The window above is part of the Acidimicrobiia bacterium genome. Proteins encoded here:
- the proC gene encoding pyrroline-5-carboxylate reductase gives rise to the protein MQRLALLGGGRMGEALLGGLLDAGYEPDGIAIAEVDADRRRDLEERFKGVRVVPSAAWAVADAEVVVVAVKPQDVAGVLEQAATSLAQDTLVISIAAGVKIATVEAAVPGRPVVRAMPNTPALVRRAATAIAGGRHATSAHLESAERVLGSVGIVVQVPEQQLDAVTGLSGSGPAYVFLVAEALIEAGVLAGLPRPTADALVRETLLGAAQLLADGDELPETLRAAVTSPGGTTAAGLHALEQRGVRAAFLDAVRVATERSRQLGET